TTCCTTCCGGACCTGGCGGGGTTGGGTACCTTGCGGTTGCACAGGACTTGACCTCAGTGGAGCTGATCGGGGTCGAACCGACGACCTCCTCGTTGCGAACGAGGCGCTCTCCCAGCTGAGCTACAGCCCCGAATGTTCAAAAGGACAAAGGCACCGGGATGTGGTCACAACGAACTCAGCCCCGTTGACTCTTCCATTGTATCAGAATCTAGCAAACAGAACGGAAAAAAGCAAATGGATTTGGATGAGTGTTCCCCCTCTGTTATATTGACAGCATGTCCGCCACACGCATCCTTGCCCCGCTCTTCGTCCGCCGGTCCGTTCCCCTGCCGACCTGGCGTGGATGGCTCCTGATCGCCACGCTCGTCGTGGCGGGCATGTGCGTTGTCCCACACGCCCTGTATACCTTCCTCGCGACGACCAACGCCACGGGCGGCGGTATCCTGGTCATCGAGGGGTGGTTGGAGGACCGTGCCGTTGCCGACGGGGTATCGCTGTACAGGTCGGGGCGCTATGACCGCATCGTCACGACCGGCGTGCCGATCGACTACGGTTCCTTCCTGTCGGCCTATGGCAGCACGGCTGACGCCGCACGCGCGACATGCATGCACATGGGCATCGACAGCGGCAGCGTCCATGCGGCCGCCGCGCATGGCCATATTCTGCGCGACCGCACGCTTGCATCCGCCTACGCGCTGCGCGCGTGGCTGCAGCGCAATGCTCCCGGAACGCGCCAGGTCGACATCCTTTCGCAGGGTGTCCACGCACGGCGGACACACATGATCTTCGCGCGGGTCCTTGGTGATTCGATACGGGTCGGCATCATTGCTGCGCCGGACGCACGGTACGGTGCGGATGATTGGTGGAAGTCGAGTGCGGGGGGGAAGGATGTCGGGGGCGAACTGGTCGGGTATGTCTACGCCGCCATCGGAAGGGATCAGCCGCCGCCACAAGAATAGTCTTGATTTATTTTCCGCCGATATGTATATTACTGGACACAACGCTCCCGTTGTGTAATGGATAGCACGAGTGACTACGGATCACTTAGTCCGGGTTCGAATCCTGGCGGGAGCACTGAAAACGACGAAGAGTGAAAGATGAAGAGGGACACGGTCTCTCCATTTTTCACTCTTCGCATTTCTGACCCTGTCTCTACTGCTTCGCTGTTCCCGACTCTCTCTTCATGGCACTCACGAAGTCCGTTACCTTACTCCCCCACACCGGCTTCATCGCATAATACGTGCTCAGTGCGGCAAGGGCCAGGAGGAAGGCGAGCGCGGTGTTCGTTGCGCGCTTCGGGCGTTCTTTTTTCACCGGCGGACGGGCCGGATCCAGGATATTCACGACCGAGATGTTCTTGATCT
Above is a window of Ignavibacteriota bacterium DNA encoding:
- a CDS encoding YdcF family protein encodes the protein MSATRILAPLFVRRSVPLPTWRGWLLIATLVVAGMCVVPHALYTFLATTNATGGGILVIEGWLEDRAVADGVSLYRSGRYDRIVTTGVPIDYGSFLSAYGSTADAARATCMHMGIDSGSVHAAAAHGHILRDRTLASAYALRAWLQRNAPGTRQVDILSQGVHARRTHMIFARVLGDSIRVGIIAAPDARYGADDWWKSSAGGKDVGGELVGYVYAAIGRDQPPPQE